The following proteins are co-located in the Ensifer sp. WSM1721 genome:
- a CDS encoding zinc-dependent alcohol dehydrogenase family protein, with product MRSTLVRQFGDPKQVIELVEAPRRAPGAGEVEVEISLAAINPSDLIPVTGAYSARTTLPFVPGFEGVGTVSRVGPDMRGLEPGDRVLPIGASGLWQQFLVRPAEWCFRVPDGIDDRQAAMSYVNPLTALRLVEALRAHFGSLAGLSVGVTAAGSAIGGMLMKLLSLEGMAPTAILRSEKSRARVGEAHQILVADAGDLPAGTRFDAVLDAVGGPFAGALIGRCVDKGGAFIQYGALSGVPVPQEAIAARPDVRFAFLWLRTWVHSAGRDALEAAFARSFEGIGSGLFESPVAAVYPLSRLADALAHQGDLHRDGKILLDPRC from the coding sequence ATGCGCTCCACCCTCGTTAGACAGTTTGGCGATCCCAAACAAGTCATCGAACTCGTGGAAGCGCCGCGTCGGGCACCGGGGGCCGGCGAAGTCGAGGTCGAGATTTCTCTCGCTGCGATCAACCCGTCGGATCTGATCCCTGTCACCGGTGCCTATAGCGCACGCACGACCTTGCCTTTCGTCCCGGGCTTCGAGGGCGTGGGCACCGTCAGCCGCGTCGGGCCGGACATGCGGGGCCTTGAGCCTGGAGACCGCGTCCTTCCGATCGGCGCGAGCGGTCTGTGGCAGCAATTTCTCGTTCGCCCGGCCGAATGGTGCTTTCGCGTGCCGGACGGGATCGACGACCGGCAGGCGGCGATGAGCTACGTCAACCCGCTGACGGCGCTGAGATTGGTCGAGGCTCTGCGCGCGCATTTCGGTTCGCTCGCGGGCTTGAGCGTCGGCGTGACGGCGGCAGGCTCGGCGATCGGCGGCATGCTCATGAAGCTGCTGTCGCTCGAAGGGATGGCGCCGACGGCCATCCTTCGCAGTGAGAAAAGCCGCGCCCGTGTTGGCGAGGCGCACCAGATCCTCGTTGCGGATGCCGGCGATCTCCCAGCAGGCACCAGATTCGACGCCGTGCTCGATGCTGTTGGCGGCCCCTTTGCGGGCGCCTTGATCGGCCGGTGTGTTGATAAGGGCGGAGCCTTCATCCAATACGGCGCGCTAAGCGGCGTGCCGGTGCCGCAGGAGGCAATCGCCGCTCGTCCCGATGTGCGCTTCGCCTTCCTTTGGCTCAGGACCTGGGTGCATTCCGCCGGCCGCGACGCGCTCGAAGCCGCCTTCGCCCGCAGCTTCGAAGGCATCGGCAGCGGCCTCTTCGAAAGCCCGGTCGCCGCAGTCTATCCCTTGAGCCGGCTCGCAGACGCGCTCGCGCACCAGGGCGATCTGCATCGCGACGGCAAGATCCTGCTTGATCCGCGCTGTTGA
- a CDS encoding class I adenylate-forming enzyme family protein — MPLAEAIALHARERPHCLAFRMEGRVFTFAELATGARRILHAIEQSAIEATQPSVLAGGARLIAIETGNHPLFAAAFVAATAAGNCAALIDPHLPEATRRRMKEQLRPDVVVRAEGELLHLDVPSAGRTHSLDAFAGSSAIGVGGGAEAFLVVFTSGTTGEPKAIIRDRRSWRVSLETGQRFFGLGPETTTYAPGPLAHGLALYALAESLTAGAEFIGARHFEPRQALDAIAGAKAKRLVLVPTMLRRLCEQAEGRELRSVEKITVAGAKLTPTDRQAAVRAFPAAEITEYYGASELGFITVSGAGDDHSATAVGKTFPGVRLAILDDRGRTLPPGETGTIFVESGLISDGYIAGGDGVGFRREGTLATVGDVGFLSDDGTLHLIGRSGGMVLSGGNNIYPSEVEAVILTIPGVSAALVLGLDHPDLGQELAAVIQPNGGFVRAALERQLATALPRYKHPRKIWLCREMPMTASGKIAAKELRQWIAEENGALERLI, encoded by the coding sequence ATGCCGCTCGCCGAGGCAATCGCGCTTCACGCGCGCGAACGCCCGCATTGCCTGGCCTTCCGTATGGAGGGCCGGGTTTTCACGTTTGCGGAGCTTGCCACGGGGGCCCGCCGTATCCTCCATGCGATCGAACAATCGGCCATAGAGGCGACGCAGCCAAGCGTCCTTGCCGGTGGCGCACGCTTGATCGCGATCGAAACCGGCAATCATCCGCTCTTTGCCGCCGCCTTCGTCGCCGCCACGGCGGCCGGCAATTGCGCCGCGCTCATCGATCCGCATCTGCCGGAAGCGACACGCCGGCGGATGAAGGAACAATTGCGGCCCGACGTCGTCGTCCGCGCCGAGGGCGAGCTTCTGCATTTGGACGTGCCCTCCGCGGGGCGAACGCATTCACTCGATGCCTTCGCCGGCTCGTCGGCGATCGGCGTCGGCGGCGGGGCCGAGGCTTTTCTCGTCGTCTTCACCTCCGGCACCACCGGTGAACCGAAAGCCATCATCCGTGACCGCAGGTCCTGGCGCGTGAGCCTCGAAACCGGTCAGCGGTTTTTCGGGCTCGGACCGGAAACGACGACCTATGCGCCGGGACCACTGGCGCATGGTCTGGCGCTCTATGCGCTTGCCGAGTCTCTGACGGCCGGGGCCGAATTCATCGGAGCGCGGCATTTCGAGCCACGTCAGGCGCTCGATGCCATCGCGGGTGCCAAGGCGAAGCGGCTCGTACTCGTGCCAACGATGCTGCGGCGGCTGTGCGAGCAGGCGGAAGGCAGGGAATTGCGCTCCGTCGAAAAGATCACCGTCGCCGGTGCCAAGCTCACGCCAACCGACCGCCAAGCAGCCGTCCGCGCCTTTCCCGCGGCGGAGATCACTGAATATTATGGCGCATCGGAACTCGGCTTCATCACGGTCTCCGGCGCGGGCGATGATCATTCGGCGACCGCTGTCGGCAAGACGTTTCCCGGCGTCCGGCTAGCGATCCTCGACGACCGTGGACGGACCCTTCCGCCGGGAGAGACCGGAACGATCTTCGTCGAAAGCGGGCTGATTTCGGACGGCTATATTGCCGGCGGCGACGGCGTAGGCTTTCGGCGAGAGGGTACGCTCGCCACCGTCGGCGATGTCGGTTTCCTGAGTGACGACGGCACGCTCCATCTCATCGGCCGCTCTGGCGGCATGGTGCTCTCGGGCGGCAACAACATCTATCCGTCGGAGGTCGAGGCCGTGATCCTCACGATCCCAGGCGTGAGCGCGGCCCTTGTCCTTGGCCTCGACCATCCCGATCTCGGCCAGGAGCTTGCGGCGGTGATCCAGCCGAACGGCGGTTTCGTGCGCGCGGCGCTGGAACGTCAACTTGCCACCGCCCTGCCGCGCTACAAGCATCCGCGCAAGATCTGGCTCTGCCGGGAGATGCCGATGACCGCGTCGGGCAAGATCGCCGCCAAGGAGCTCCGGCAATGGATCGCGGAGGAGAACGGTGCCCTTGAACGTCTCATCTGA
- the dxs gene encoding 1-deoxy-D-xylulose-5-phosphate synthase, translated as MPATPLLDKVKYPADLKKIDDRDLPQLAAELRAEMIDAVSRTGGHLGAGLGVVELTIAIHKIFDTPHDRLIFDVGHQCYPHKILTGRRDRIRTLRQEGGLSGFTRRAESEYDPFGAAHSSTSISAGLGMAVAAELDGKSRNVIAVIGDGAMSAGMAFEALNNAGALDARLIVILNDNDMSIAPPTGAMSAYLARLASGRTYMGIREVGKKLTAYLGKTVDRAITRAVEHARGYVTGGTIFEEMGFYHIGPIDGHSFDHLLPVLRNVRDNAKGPVLIHVVTQKGKGYPPAEAAADKYHGVNKFDVITGAQAKAKPNAPAYTSVFADALIQEANLDDKIVAITAAMPSGTGLDKFATIHPRRCFDVGIAEQHAVTFAAGLAAEGYKPFAALYSTFLQRAYDQVVHDVAIQGLPVRFPIDRAGFVGADGPTHAGSFDTTYLASLPGFVVMAAADEAELKHMVRTAAAYDEGPISFRYPRGEGVGVELPERGDILEIGKGRILKEGTKVALLSFGTRLADCLLAAEDLDAAGLSTTVADARFAKPLDHDLVRRLARDHEVLVTIEEGAIGGFASHVLQFLAKEGLLDGGLKVRPMIMPDIWMEQAKPEAMYAHAGLDRAGIVSTVFKALGQKHTIGLGAAG; from the coding sequence ATGCCGGCGACCCCCCTGCTCGATAAGGTCAAGTATCCCGCCGATCTGAAGAAGATCGACGACAGGGATCTGCCGCAACTGGCAGCCGAATTGCGTGCGGAAATGATCGACGCCGTGTCGCGCACCGGTGGTCATCTCGGTGCCGGCCTCGGGGTTGTCGAGCTGACCATCGCCATCCACAAGATCTTCGACACGCCGCACGACCGCCTGATCTTTGACGTCGGTCACCAGTGCTATCCGCACAAGATCCTGACCGGCCGGCGCGATCGCATCCGCACGCTGCGCCAGGAAGGAGGACTTTCGGGCTTCACCCGCCGCGCCGAAAGCGAATACGACCCCTTCGGTGCGGCGCATTCCTCGACCTCTATTTCTGCCGGTCTCGGCATGGCGGTCGCCGCCGAGCTCGACGGCAAGAGCCGTAATGTGATCGCCGTGATCGGCGATGGCGCGATGTCCGCCGGCATGGCCTTCGAGGCGCTCAACAATGCCGGGGCACTGGACGCCCGCCTCATCGTCATTCTCAACGACAACGACATGTCGATCGCTCCGCCGACGGGCGCCATGAGCGCCTATCTGGCGCGGCTCGCCTCCGGGCGGACCTATATGGGCATTCGCGAAGTCGGCAAGAAGCTCACCGCCTATCTCGGCAAGACGGTCGACCGCGCGATCACCCGTGCGGTCGAGCATGCGCGCGGCTACGTCACCGGCGGAACGATCTTCGAGGAGATGGGCTTCTACCACATCGGCCCGATCGACGGGCATTCCTTCGATCACCTGCTGCCGGTGCTGCGCAACGTGCGCGACAATGCCAAAGGCCCCGTCTTGATCCACGTAGTGACACAGAAGGGCAAGGGCTATCCGCCGGCCGAGGCCGCCGCCGACAAGTACCACGGCGTCAATAAATTCGACGTGATCACTGGCGCCCAGGCGAAAGCAAAGCCGAACGCCCCGGCCTACACGTCGGTTTTCGCCGATGCGCTGATCCAGGAGGCGAACCTCGACGACAAGATCGTCGCGATCACTGCCGCCATGCCGTCCGGCACCGGCCTTGACAAGTTCGCGACCATTCATCCGAGGCGCTGTTTCGATGTAGGCATCGCCGAGCAGCATGCGGTGACCTTCGCCGCCGGCCTCGCGGCGGAAGGCTACAAGCCATTTGCGGCGCTCTATTCCACCTTCCTGCAGCGGGCCTACGACCAGGTCGTCCACGATGTTGCAATCCAGGGCCTACCGGTGCGTTTCCCGATCGACCGCGCCGGTTTCGTCGGTGCCGACGGGCCGACCCATGCTGGCTCGTTCGATACGACCTATCTTGCCTCCCTGCCCGGTTTCGTGGTGATGGCGGCCGCCGACGAGGCGGAACTCAAGCACATGGTGCGTACTGCCGCAGCTTACGACGAAGGGCCGATTTCCTTCCGCTATCCGCGCGGCGAAGGCGTGGGCGTCGAACTGCCGGAGCGGGGCGATATCCTGGAGATCGGCAAGGGCCGGATCCTCAAGGAAGGCACGAAGGTCGCGCTGCTTTCGTTCGGCACGCGCCTTGCCGACTGTCTGTTGGCCGCCGAAGACCTGGATGCCGCCGGCCTTTCGACGACAGTTGCCGACGCGCGCTTTGCCAAGCCGCTGGACCATGACCTCGTCCGCCGGCTTGCCCGCGATCACGAGGTGCTGGTGACCATCGAGGAAGGCGCGATCGGTGGCTTCGCAAGCCACGTGCTGCAGTTCCTTGCGAAAGAGGGCCTGCTTGACGGCGGTCTCAAGGTGCGGCCGATGATTATGCCCGACATCTGGATGGAGCAGGCAAAGCCGGAAGCGATGTATGCGCATGCGGGTCTCGATCGCGCCGGCATCGTCTCGACCGTGTTCAAGGCGCTCGGCCAGAAGCATACCATCGGCCTCGGCGCCGCCGGCTGA
- a CDS encoding exodeoxyribonuclease VII small subunit: MDNNNNTQPDVSALSFEQAVEELERIVSALERGDVALDKSIEIYERGEALKKHCETLLKAAEDRIEKIRLDRAGRPQGVEPLDAEQ, translated from the coding sequence ATGGACAACAATAACAACACGCAACCGGACGTTTCCGCCCTCTCCTTCGAGCAGGCCGTGGAGGAATTGGAGCGCATCGTCTCCGCGCTCGAACGCGGCGACGTGGCGCTCGACAAGTCGATCGAGATCTATGAGCGGGGAGAAGCCCTGAAGAAGCACTGTGAGACCCTGTTGAAGGCGGCCGAGGATCGTATCGAGAAGATCCGCCTCGACCGTGCCGGCCGGCCGCAGGGCGTCGAGCCGCTCGACGCGGAACAGTGA
- a CDS encoding biotin transporter BioY, producing MNTRDLVIVALFAAIVVVLGLIPPITLGFIPVPITAQSMGVMLAGCIIGAKRGALAFLLFILLVAIGLPVLSGGRGGLAVFAGPSGGFILGWAIAAFVTGLIAERFVHPGNSEGRQFVGFFLASVIGGIVVLYAIGVPWLAAVTGTPLVAAATGSLVFIPGDLLKAAIATLAARAVYAGYPLLPARA from the coding sequence ATGAACACCAGAGACCTCGTCATCGTCGCGCTCTTCGCCGCAATTGTCGTCGTGCTCGGCCTTATTCCGCCGATCACGCTCGGCTTCATTCCCGTTCCGATCACGGCGCAGTCGATGGGAGTCATGCTCGCGGGCTGCATCATCGGCGCCAAGCGCGGCGCGCTCGCCTTCCTCCTGTTCATTCTGCTCGTCGCCATCGGTCTGCCGGTGCTCTCCGGCGGCCGCGGCGGGCTCGCCGTCTTCGCCGGCCCCTCAGGCGGCTTCATCCTCGGCTGGGCGATCGCCGCTTTCGTCACCGGCCTAATCGCCGAACGCTTCGTGCATCCGGGAAATTCAGAAGGGCGCCAGTTCGTTGGCTTCTTCCTCGCCTCCGTCATCGGCGGCATCGTCGTGCTCTACGCTATCGGCGTTCCGTGGCTTGCGGCGGTCACCGGCACGCCGCTTGTCGCGGCTGCAACCGGCTCGCTCGTTTTCATTCCGGGCGACCTCCTGAAGGCGGCGATCGCGACGCTCGCCGCCCGCGCCGTCTACGCCGGCTATCCGCTGCTGCCGGCACGCGCCTGA
- a CDS encoding histone deacetylase family protein yields MTTHLYENPVFLEHEVPEGHPERPDRLKALNLALEHPNFAELKRVEALRCDEDLVLLAHTEEHLRSIKRAIPDDDINQIEADTYASPMSLEAALTGIGGAVAAVDAIFAGEADNAFVAARPPGHHAEKDKAMGFCIFNTVAIAARHAQRAHGAERVAIVDWDVHHGNGTQDIFWDDPSVLFCSTHQMPLYPGTGAKDETGTRHNIVNAPLSPNSSSEHFRDAFRTRVLSAVENFRPDFILISAGFDAHHRDPLAQLNLVAEDFDWATGRLMDVACKSAGNRIVSSLEGGYDLQGLAESAGLHILRLMRG; encoded by the coding sequence ATGACCACGCATCTTTACGAAAACCCGGTCTTCCTGGAGCACGAGGTTCCCGAGGGACACCCCGAGCGGCCGGATCGGCTGAAGGCGCTGAACCTCGCGCTCGAGCATCCGAATTTCGCGGAGTTGAAGCGGGTCGAAGCGTTGCGGTGCGACGAGGATCTCGTGCTGCTCGCCCATACCGAAGAGCATCTGCGGTCGATCAAACGTGCCATTCCGGACGACGACATCAACCAGATCGAGGCGGACACCTATGCGAGCCCGATGAGCCTCGAGGCGGCATTGACCGGCATCGGCGGTGCCGTTGCCGCCGTGGACGCAATCTTCGCCGGCGAGGCCGACAACGCCTTCGTCGCCGCCCGCCCACCGGGCCATCACGCCGAAAAAGACAAGGCAATGGGCTTCTGCATCTTCAACACAGTGGCGATCGCCGCACGCCACGCGCAGAGGGCGCATGGGGCGGAGCGCGTCGCCATCGTCGACTGGGACGTCCACCACGGCAACGGTACACAGGATATCTTCTGGGACGACCCGTCCGTCCTCTTCTGCTCGACTCACCAGATGCCGCTCTATCCCGGCACAGGAGCGAAGGACGAAACCGGAACAAGGCACAATATCGTCAACGCGCCGCTTTCCCCCAACAGCAGCAGCGAGCATTTCCGCGACGCCTTCCGTACGCGGGTGCTTTCGGCGGTAGAGAATTTCCGGCCCGATTTTATTCTGATTTCCGCCGGCTTCGATGCCCATCACCGCGATCCGCTGGCGCAGCTCAACCTGGTGGCCGAAGATTTCGACTGGGCGACGGGGCGGCTGATGGACGTTGCCTGCAAAAGCGCCGGCAACCGCATCGTCAGCTCGCTCGAGGGCGGCTATGACCTGCAGGGGCTCGCCGAGTCGGCCGGCCTGCATATTCTGAGACTGATGAGAGGGTAA
- a CDS encoding thiolase family protein, producing the protein MNVSSDPARTPVIAAALRTPIGRVNGSLSMVEPASLAALVIERIVADLGIDRSEIDDVLIGNAANSAGNLARLAALEARLPVSIPGVTVDRQCGSGLEAIILAARQVQAGAGRFYLAGGTESASRAHIRLRPPLARGEELQPIKRARMAPDFIGDPDMGVAAENVAAACGIPRERQDLFALESHRRAVTAAVAGRFAREIVPVPTQAGSIVMDECPRANASAETLARLKPAFVPGGTVTAGNACPINDGAAMVLVTSLAEARRLGVPFALQFIDAATAGVDPNLLGLGPVPAMAKLRARNPALDLSDIDFIEFNEAFASQVLGSLDRLDISPARVNRDGGAIALGHPYGASGAILVVRLFSQMLAAGPDREGLAMMGIGGGMGVVAHFSSVRPDQSA; encoded by the coding sequence TTGAACGTCTCATCTGATCCGGCTCGAACGCCGGTCATCGCCGCCGCGCTGCGCACTCCGATCGGGCGCGTCAACGGCAGCCTCTCCATGGTCGAGCCCGCAAGCCTTGCGGCGCTGGTGATCGAGAGGATCGTCGCCGATCTCGGCATCGATCGGTCCGAGATCGACGACGTCCTCATCGGCAATGCCGCCAACAGCGCCGGCAATCTCGCCCGCCTCGCCGCCCTCGAGGCCCGGCTGCCCGTTTCCATCCCCGGCGTGACGGTCGACCGCCAATGCGGCTCGGGCTTGGAGGCGATCATCCTTGCGGCGCGGCAGGTCCAGGCGGGCGCGGGCCGCTTCTATCTCGCCGGCGGCACCGAGAGCGCCAGCCGCGCCCATATCCGGCTTCGACCGCCGCTTGCGCGCGGCGAGGAACTGCAGCCCATCAAGCGTGCACGGATGGCTCCAGACTTCATCGGCGATCCGGACATGGGCGTTGCGGCGGAGAATGTCGCGGCCGCCTGCGGCATCCCGCGCGAGCGGCAGGATCTGTTTGCGCTCGAAAGCCATCGGCGGGCCGTGACGGCCGCAGTGGCGGGCCGCTTCGCGCGTGAGATCGTGCCGGTGCCGACGCAGGCCGGGTCGATCGTGATGGACGAGTGCCCCCGCGCCAACGCCTCCGCCGAGACGCTTGCGCGGCTGAAGCCGGCTTTCGTTCCGGGGGGCACCGTCACTGCCGGCAACGCCTGCCCCATCAACGACGGCGCAGCCATGGTGCTGGTGACGTCGCTCGCCGAAGCGCGCCGCCTCGGCGTTCCCTTTGCACTCCAATTCATCGACGCAGCTACCGCCGGCGTCGATCCGAACCTGCTCGGTCTCGGTCCCGTTCCCGCGATGGCGAAGCTTCGCGCGCGCAATCCCGCGCTCGACCTCTCGGATATCGACTTCATCGAATTCAACGAAGCCTTCGCCTCGCAGGTCCTCGGCAGTCTCGACCGGCTCGACATTTCGCCTGCACGCGTCAATCGCGACGGCGGTGCGATCGCGCTCGGCCATCCCTACGGCGCCTCCGGTGCCATCCTCGTCGTCCGGCTGTTCTCGCAGATGCTCGCGGCCGGCCCGGACAGGGAGGGTCTTGCGATGATGGGCATCGGCGGCGGCATGGGCGTCGTCGCCCATTTCAGCAGCGTGAGGCCGGATCAATCCGCGTAG
- a CDS encoding thioesterase family protein, with protein sequence MDGRERENVTEIRIPFRDIDMHGHMHNAAYYAHAEAALANMWRHRPAVEKEPAYLVRRSGCIFHRGLRFDEPARFTVTVAKLGGSSVSFAVRVETGDRLSAEVEIVWVAVDPGRHQPVPLPVATREWLAGYAD encoded by the coding sequence ATGGACGGCAGAGAGCGGGAAAACGTCACGGAAATCCGCATTCCGTTTCGCGATATAGACATGCACGGCCACATGCACAATGCTGCCTATTACGCGCATGCGGAGGCGGCGCTCGCCAACATGTGGCGGCATCGGCCGGCGGTGGAAAAGGAGCCCGCCTACCTCGTCCGCCGCTCAGGCTGCATCTTCCATCGCGGCCTGCGTTTCGACGAACCGGCGCGCTTCACCGTCACGGTCGCGAAGCTTGGCGGCAGTTCCGTGAGCTTTGCCGTTCGCGTCGAGACCGGAGATCGGCTTTCGGCGGAAGTCGAGATCGTCTGGGTCGCCGTCGACCCAGGAAGGCATCAGCCGGTGCCGCTGCCGGTCGCAACCCGGGAATGGCTTGCCGGCTACGCGGATTGA
- a CDS encoding pirin family protein has protein sequence MSFFPGPDPLAGDKPACDAIEHLIIPRTSDIGGLQVRRALPTARRRLVGPFIFFDRMGPALLRAGEAIDVRPHPHIGLSTVTYLFDGEIKHRDSLGTEMVIRPGDVNLMTAGRGIVHSERSPENQRGHERSLSGLQTWLALPDDKEEIDPLFAHTEERMLPHLADGGVRARVVIGTYEGADSPVSVFTDTIYVDLMIEPGKSAPFAAEWEERALYILSGEAIIAGDHFADNQLLVFRPGDEITITASSSGCHVMLFGGAALGSPRHIWWNFVSSSKERIDKAKEEWRTGRFDIVPGDEEEFIPLPQG, from the coding sequence ATGTCCTTCTTTCCTGGTCCCGATCCGCTTGCCGGCGACAAGCCCGCCTGCGACGCCATCGAGCATCTGATCATTCCTCGCACCAGCGATATCGGCGGCCTGCAGGTGCGCCGTGCCCTGCCGACGGCGCGGCGGCGGCTCGTCGGTCCCTTCATCTTCTTCGACCGGATGGGCCCGGCGCTCTTGCGTGCTGGCGAGGCGATCGACGTCCGTCCGCATCCGCATATCGGCCTTTCGACCGTCACCTACCTCTTCGACGGCGAGATCAAACACCGCGACAGCCTCGGCACCGAGATGGTGATCCGCCCCGGCGACGTGAACCTGATGACGGCCGGGCGGGGCATCGTGCATTCGGAGCGTTCGCCGGAGAACCAGCGCGGACACGAGCGTTCGCTTTCCGGATTGCAAACCTGGCTCGCTCTGCCCGACGACAAGGAAGAGATCGATCCGCTCTTCGCCCACACGGAAGAGCGTATGCTGCCGCATCTTGCCGATGGCGGCGTTCGCGCGCGCGTCGTGATCGGCACGTACGAGGGCGCCGACTCGCCGGTTTCGGTCTTCACCGATACGATCTACGTCGATCTCATGATCGAACCGGGCAAAAGCGCGCCGTTTGCCGCAGAGTGGGAGGAGCGTGCGCTCTATATCCTCTCCGGCGAAGCGATCATCGCCGGCGACCATTTCGCCGACAACCAGCTCCTCGTCTTCCGTCCCGGAGACGAAATCACCATCACGGCCAGCAGCTCCGGCTGTCACGTCATGCTCTTCGGCGGAGCAGCGCTCGGCTCACCGCGCCATATCTGGTGGAATTTCGTGTCCTCATCGAAGGAGCGCATCGACAAGGCCAAGGAAGAGTGGCGCACCGGGCGCTTCGATATCGTGCCGGGGGACGAGGAGGAGTTCATACCCTTGCCGCAGGGCTGA